A stretch of the Rhizobium leguminosarum genome encodes the following:
- the cax gene encoding calcium/proton exchanger, giving the protein MSLLLKEIRDSPMLWLLVAVPVVFVAAAVIPEAHTALFVLSVLAIVPLAGLLSHATESVAAKTGDAAGGLLNATLGNLTELVIALAALRAGEYTLVKSSIAGAIVANTLFMLGASFLLGGLKYHFQEFNRASARLQAGLLFLATVGLLMPSAVAEMDTASASAVTHKLSLGIAVLLIVGYGLGLLFSLRTHREVFAAAEHADSEEIPWPIGLALATLAGVTVLVALVSEIFVESVQKAAEAFGMTPAFVGFIVVALVGGAAEMASAFSGARKNRLDLSVGIALGSASQIALFVAPVLVLLSYVIGPSPMDLQFWPGVVVMVLLATITAMFVTNSGRSAWFVGVLVLMVYSIFAITLYVLPPQMQ; this is encoded by the coding sequence TTGAGCCTCCTTTTGAAAGAAATCCGCGACAGCCCTATGCTGTGGTTGCTGGTCGCAGTGCCCGTGGTGTTTGTTGCGGCGGCGGTGATCCCCGAGGCCCACACGGCGCTCTTTGTCCTGTCGGTGCTTGCCATCGTGCCGTTGGCCGGGCTGCTCAGTCATGCAACCGAATCCGTTGCCGCCAAGACAGGCGACGCCGCAGGCGGGCTGCTCAACGCGACGCTTGGAAATCTCACCGAGCTGGTCATTGCGCTGGCTGCACTGCGCGCCGGCGAGTATACGCTGGTAAAATCGTCGATCGCCGGCGCGATCGTCGCGAACACGCTGTTCATGCTGGGCGCCTCTTTTCTCCTTGGCGGGCTTAAATATCACTTCCAGGAGTTCAACCGAGCCAGCGCGCGTCTTCAAGCCGGCCTGCTCTTTCTCGCCACGGTTGGGCTTTTGATGCCTTCGGCAGTTGCTGAAATGGACACCGCCTCGGCGTCGGCCGTCACCCATAAGCTCAGTCTCGGTATCGCTGTTCTTCTCATTGTCGGGTACGGACTGGGGCTGTTGTTCAGCCTCAGGACACATCGCGAGGTTTTCGCAGCAGCAGAGCACGCCGATAGCGAGGAGATACCGTGGCCGATCGGCCTCGCCCTTGCCACGCTCGCCGGCGTTACCGTCCTCGTGGCGCTGGTGAGCGAGATTTTCGTCGAATCGGTGCAAAAGGCAGCTGAAGCTTTCGGCATGACGCCAGCCTTCGTCGGTTTCATCGTCGTCGCACTGGTTGGCGGGGCCGCCGAAATGGCCTCGGCGTTCTCAGGCGCTCGCAAGAACCGGCTCGATCTCAGCGTCGGCATCGCGCTCGGAAGCGCTTCCCAGATTGCGTTGTTCGTTGCGCCCGTCCTGGTCTTGCTGAGTTACGTCATCGGCCCGTCGCCGATGGATCTGCAGTTCTGGCCGGGGGTGGTGGTGATGGTTCTGCTTGCGACCATCACGGCGATGTTCGTGACGAATAGCGGACGGTCGGCATGGTTTGTCGGCGTGTTGGTGCTGATGGTCTATTCGATCTTCGCCATAACGCTGTATGTCCTGCCGCCGCAAATGCAGTGA
- a CDS encoding potassium channel family protein: protein MRRLFFIALARQLRIIWPILSGIVSVMIVSGLAIWRIENWRIDEALYFTFVTGLTIGYGDFTPKHLSARMFALVIGFAGIVLTGVVAAVTVKALSATDQDSRDGRYQPDEP from the coding sequence ATGAGACGTCTGTTCTTCATCGCGCTCGCCCGGCAGCTTCGTATCATTTGGCCAATCCTGTCCGGCATCGTGTCGGTCATGATCGTTTCTGGCCTGGCAATATGGCGCATCGAGAATTGGAGAATCGACGAAGCCCTCTACTTCACTTTTGTGACCGGACTGACCATCGGATATGGTGATTTTACGCCCAAACATCTGTCGGCCCGGATGTTTGCCCTGGTGATAGGTTTTGCGGGTATAGTGCTGACCGGCGTCGTTGCGGCCGTCACCGTGAAAGCCTTGAGCGCAACCGATCAAGACAGCCGGGATGGGAGATACCAGCCGGATGAGCCCTGA
- a CDS encoding AI-2E family transporter has protein sequence MDRSAETTTQRSDAGQVSIEAKVSDLVRLGIIGLFAYWTMVLIAPFALIVIWSAILAVALFPMFEALTRLIGNRPRIAATVIVVGCLVLIIAPLALVAVNFADAAQALIGKLWSGTVTLPSAPAALREWPIVGERIHDTWNQIAGDLASTIVKFQAPIREVMGVIVAKLASIGGGLLSFVVSIMLSGLLLTRAVRLAATIQALASRIGGDRGVGFARLAGTTVRNVSRGVIGVALLQTLLCGLCFAVFGMPARGALTFVVFMLCVMQLGPGLVLLPAIIWAWFSWSPVTAFVFTCIAVPITLVDNILKPILMSRGLSTPMPVILIGVIGGTLSYGLLGLFLGPIVLSVFYELLRAWAWPSDAPDGSNAA, from the coding sequence ATGGACAGGTCAGCGGAGACGACAACGCAAAGAAGCGACGCCGGACAGGTTTCGATAGAGGCGAAAGTCAGCGATTTGGTTCGATTGGGCATCATCGGGCTTTTTGCCTACTGGACCATGGTACTCATCGCTCCGTTCGCACTCATCGTCATCTGGTCGGCCATTCTTGCGGTCGCACTGTTCCCGATGTTCGAAGCGCTCACGCGGCTGATCGGAAACAGACCGAGAATTGCGGCCACGGTCATCGTCGTCGGCTGTCTTGTCCTGATCATCGCACCGCTGGCCCTCGTTGCGGTCAATTTTGCCGATGCCGCGCAGGCGTTGATCGGCAAATTGTGGTCAGGAACCGTCACGCTCCCCTCGGCCCCGGCAGCGTTGCGGGAATGGCCGATCGTCGGCGAGCGAATCCATGACACATGGAACCAGATTGCCGGTGACCTGGCCTCGACCATCGTCAAGTTTCAGGCGCCCATTCGTGAGGTCATGGGCGTTATCGTTGCAAAGCTCGCCTCGATTGGCGGCGGTCTGTTGAGCTTTGTCGTATCGATCATGCTTTCCGGCCTGCTTCTGACAAGGGCGGTGCGGCTGGCGGCAACAATTCAGGCGCTGGCAAGCAGGATCGGAGGGGACAGAGGTGTCGGCTTTGCCCGGCTGGCCGGAACGACGGTGAGAAACGTATCGCGCGGTGTCATCGGCGTCGCCCTTCTGCAGACCTTGCTTTGCGGTTTGTGTTTCGCCGTCTTTGGCATGCCAGCGCGAGGGGCACTGACCTTTGTGGTCTTCATGCTCTGCGTGATGCAGCTCGGGCCCGGTCTGGTGCTCCTGCCTGCCATCATCTGGGCCTGGTTCTCCTGGTCTCCGGTCACGGCCTTTGTCTTTACCTGCATTGCGGTCCCCATCACGCTCGTCGACAACATCTTGAAGCCGATCCTGATGTCGAGAGGCCTCTCAACTCCGATGCCGGTCATCCTGATCGGCGTGATAGGAGGCACCCTATCATATGGTCTGCTGGGGCTATTTTTGGGACCGATCGTCCTCAGTGTCTTCTATGAACTTCTCAGAGCCTGGGCATGGCCGTCAGATGCGCCAGACGGATCGAATGCTGCTTGA
- the ppk2 gene encoding polyphosphate kinase 2 has translation MDENYEPSEIDVKTDGGGKDKKKKKSWDYEKEIGRLQVELAHLQAWVKKSGARIVIIFEGRDAAGKGGMIKRITERVSPRVFRVVALPAPTDREKSQIYMQRYIAHLPAAGEIVIFDRSWYNRAGVDRVMGFCSEKKAERFLELAPRFEASIVESGVVLLKYFLTVGEEEQERRFKRRIDDPVRQWKLSPMDVESYQRWWDYTRAYDAMLRMTDTNHAPWWIVPSDDKKRARINCISHILQSIPYERLKFNAPDLKKRQKRPADFVDDHSIRHVVPDVTP, from the coding sequence ATGGACGAGAATTACGAACCGAGCGAGATCGATGTGAAAACAGACGGTGGCGGCAAGGACAAAAAGAAAAAGAAGTCCTGGGATTATGAAAAGGAAATCGGCCGTCTGCAGGTGGAGCTTGCGCATCTGCAAGCCTGGGTGAAGAAATCCGGTGCCAGGATCGTCATCATTTTCGAAGGACGCGACGCTGCCGGCAAAGGTGGCATGATCAAGCGGATAACGGAAAGGGTCAGTCCACGCGTTTTCCGCGTGGTGGCCCTGCCCGCTCCGACCGACCGGGAAAAATCCCAGATCTATATGCAGCGGTACATTGCCCATCTGCCGGCAGCCGGCGAGATCGTGATATTCGACCGCAGCTGGTATAACCGTGCCGGCGTCGACCGCGTCATGGGTTTCTGCAGCGAAAAGAAGGCAGAGCGCTTCCTTGAATTGGCGCCTCGCTTCGAGGCTTCGATCGTCGAAAGCGGCGTCGTTTTGCTGAAATATTTCCTCACGGTCGGCGAGGAGGAACAGGAGCGTCGCTTCAAGCGCCGGATCGACGACCCGGTGCGGCAATGGAAGCTGAGCCCGATGGACGTCGAATCCTATCAGCGCTGGTGGGACTATACGCGTGCCTATGACGCGATGCTGCGGATGACCGATACAAATCACGCACCATGGTGGATTGTGCCCTCGGACGACAAGAAACGTGCACGGATCAACTGCATCTCGCACATTTTGCAATCCATCCCCTATGAGCGCCTGAAGTTCAACGCGCCGGATCTCAAAAAACGCCAGAAGCGGCCGGCCGACTTCGTGGACGATCACAGCATCCGACATGTCGTGCCCGACGTCACTCCATAA
- a CDS encoding SulP family inorganic anion transporter: MLRGLAGFNRAWLRSDIPAGLSIAAVGLPSAIAYPAIAGLPPETGIYASIVAPIAYAIFGPSRLLVVGPDAATMTVLAAAMGAIIATGPAATDADRIAIASALALGVGVFCIAARLLRLGVLASFLSRPILVGFFAGVSLSILVGQIGRFTGLKIESDGLIPPLVEIFTKSSLIHWPSLVLGLLMFALLWIVRAFHFRVPGPVLVVVLSVVLSAIFDFQGRGIAVVGDIPSGLPSLSLPALHRMPLDKIVLGSAAIFLVSFGAGIVAARSFASRTGEEVDANQELIGLGAANIAPALFGSFPVSVSDSRTAINLSTGGVSQAAGLVSAATLIAALVFLHSALRILPIPALAAILATAAISLIDVHELKKIWRVSRMEFIFALIAMWGAISFGVLNGVVVAVAATFAYLLRQTMFPRDGLLGRIEGRHGFFDLRRFPEARSVEGAAVFAIQGNILFYNADYLRMRLTSVAKELAVGTRCLVLDASAITHIDSTGATALEAVAELLAKRDIIFAIADLSEESRGILERAGVIKAIGAENLFNGREEALRTLIGDFDQTGTAASAANAP, from the coding sequence ATGTTGCGGGGTCTGGCCGGCTTCAACCGAGCTTGGCTGCGCAGTGACATTCCGGCCGGTCTGTCGATCGCAGCCGTTGGCTTGCCGAGCGCCATCGCCTACCCCGCCATCGCCGGTTTGCCCCCGGAGACGGGCATCTATGCCAGCATCGTCGCACCGATCGCCTATGCAATCTTTGGACCTTCCCGGCTCCTGGTCGTCGGGCCCGACGCGGCGACCATGACCGTGCTGGCGGCCGCCATGGGTGCGATCATCGCAACTGGACCCGCGGCGACAGATGCCGACAGGATCGCCATCGCATCGGCTCTTGCCCTTGGCGTCGGTGTTTTCTGCATTGCTGCAAGGTTGTTGAGGCTCGGTGTTCTCGCGAGCTTTCTGTCGCGTCCCATTCTGGTGGGGTTCTTCGCCGGCGTGTCGCTGTCGATCCTTGTCGGACAAATCGGCCGCTTCACAGGGCTCAAGATTGAATCGGATGGGTTGATCCCGCCACTCGTGGAGATCTTCACCAAGAGCAGCCTGATCCATTGGCCTTCGCTCGTCCTCGGCCTCCTCATGTTCGCGTTGTTATGGATCGTCCGGGCCTTCCATTTCAGAGTCCCGGGCCCTGTTCTGGTGGTCGTCCTCTCGGTTGTTCTCTCTGCGATCTTCGACTTTCAAGGCCGGGGTATCGCGGTTGTCGGCGACATCCCGAGCGGACTGCCAAGCCTGTCCCTGCCCGCATTGCATCGGATGCCTCTCGATAAGATCGTGCTCGGTTCAGCCGCCATCTTTCTCGTCAGCTTCGGCGCCGGCATCGTCGCGGCAAGAAGCTTCGCCTCGCGAACCGGAGAAGAGGTCGACGCCAATCAGGAATTGATCGGACTTGGCGCTGCCAATATTGCACCCGCCCTCTTTGGCTCGTTTCCGGTCAGCGTTTCGGATTCGCGAACCGCGATAAACCTGTCGACGGGCGGCGTCTCGCAGGCCGCGGGACTGGTATCGGCAGCGACCCTGATTGCCGCACTTGTCTTCCTTCACAGTGCCTTGCGGATACTTCCCATTCCGGCGCTGGCGGCAATCCTCGCAACGGCGGCAATCAGCCTCATCGATGTTCACGAACTGAAGAAGATCTGGCGCGTCAGCCGGATGGAATTCATCTTTGCGCTGATTGCCATGTGGGGTGCGATCAGCTTTGGGGTCCTCAACGGAGTGGTCGTCGCTGTTGCGGCGACTTTCGCCTATCTGCTGCGTCAGACGATGTTCCCGCGCGACGGTCTTCTCGGCCGCATCGAGGGACGGCATGGCTTCTTTGATCTTCGCCGATTTCCCGAAGCTCGCTCGGTCGAGGGCGCGGCCGTCTTTGCCATTCAGGGCAACATTTTGTTTTACAACGCCGACTACCTGCGTATGCGGCTGACATCGGTGGCAAAGGAGCTCGCTGTCGGGACCAGATGCCTCGTGCTGGATGCGAGCGCGATCACGCATATCGACAGCACCGGCGCAACGGCACTGGAGGCCGTGGCCGAGCTCCTTGCGAAGCGGGACATCATTTTCGCGATTGCTGACCTCAGTGAAGAGAGCCGCGGCATTCTCGAACGCGCTGGCGTCATCAAGGCGATCGGAGCCGAAAATCTTTTCAACGGCAGGGAAGAAGCCCTGCGAACGCTGATCGGCGATTTCGATCAGACCGGGACGGCTGCTTCGGCAGCCAACGCACCCTAA
- a CDS encoding HlyD family secretion protein, whose protein sequence is MELLLILTYAAICWTIFKIFRIPVNQWTLATSVLGGIFLISTLLLLMSYNHPYSGDGRIYFTSAPVIPVVGGQVVEVPVTANAPLKKGDILFRIDPRPYQFTVDQKKAALAEAKQSVLQLKAAMDAANSAVTGAEASRDRSQQAFEKFQQSNENAKSSGKGAVFSELEVENRRGIYLTSEATVDTARAQALQAKLAFESEINGTNPTVARLQSELNNAEYELDQTVVRAPTDGYVTQVFLRPGMMANPLPLRPVMVFIDSQDRMLAAAFIQNSLQRVRVGDDAEVAFKAVPGKIFKARVEEVIDVMAQGQLQPSGALIDPQSPERISPGQTLARIELLENTDEYQLPGGVVAEVAVYTHHFHHLAVLRKVLLRMSSWMNFVFLEH, encoded by the coding sequence ATGGAGCTGCTCCTCATACTCACCTACGCCGCGATCTGTTGGACAATCTTTAAAATATTCAGGATCCCGGTGAACCAGTGGACGCTCGCAACCTCCGTCCTCGGAGGGATCTTCCTCATTTCTACTCTGCTGCTCCTGATGAGCTACAATCATCCCTATTCGGGCGACGGTCGCATCTACTTCACCTCGGCTCCTGTCATTCCGGTGGTCGGAGGCCAGGTGGTCGAGGTCCCGGTGACAGCGAATGCGCCGTTGAAGAAGGGCGACATTCTATTTCGCATAGATCCGAGGCCCTACCAGTTTACCGTTGATCAGAAGAAAGCCGCGCTCGCCGAAGCCAAACAGTCCGTCCTGCAATTGAAAGCGGCCATGGATGCTGCCAATTCAGCAGTCACGGGCGCCGAGGCCTCGAGGGACAGGTCCCAGCAGGCCTTTGAGAAATTCCAGCAGTCGAACGAGAATGCAAAGTCGAGCGGCAAGGGTGCCGTCTTTTCCGAGCTCGAGGTCGAAAACCGGCGCGGGATCTACCTGACGTCAGAGGCTACGGTCGACACGGCCCGCGCCCAAGCGTTGCAGGCAAAGCTTGCCTTTGAGTCCGAGATCAACGGAACCAACCCGACGGTTGCAAGGCTGCAATCGGAATTGAACAATGCCGAGTACGAACTTGACCAGACGGTCGTGCGGGCTCCAACCGATGGCTACGTCACGCAGGTTTTCCTGCGCCCTGGAATGATGGCCAATCCGCTGCCCTTGCGGCCGGTCATGGTCTTTATCGACAGCCAGGACCGCATGCTGGCGGCAGCCTTCATCCAGAACTCGCTACAGCGCGTTCGCGTCGGCGATGACGCCGAGGTCGCCTTCAAAGCCGTGCCCGGCAAGATATTCAAGGCGCGGGTGGAGGAGGTCATCGATGTGATGGCCCAGGGCCAACTGCAGCCGAGCGGTGCGCTGATCGATCCGCAATCGCCCGAGCGCATATCGCCCGGACAAACGCTGGCTCGGATCGAGTTGCTCGAAAACACCGACGAATATCAACTGCCGGGCGGCGTGGTCGCCGAGGTCGCGGTCTACACCCACCATTTTCACCATCTCGCAGTCCTTCGCAAAGTGCTGCTGCGGATGAGCAGCTGGATGAACTTCGTATTCCTCGAACACTAA
- a CDS encoding DUF3302 domain-containing protein → MFLDYFALGVLVFVVVTLFYAVIAIHDIPHLMAKARNHPHQDAIHVAGWVSLFTLHVIWPFLFIWATLYREDRGWGIRQDGKLSAEAEANAEIARLHARIAELETKTPEKENA, encoded by the coding sequence GTGTTTCTCGACTATTTTGCCTTGGGCGTCTTGGTCTTCGTCGTGGTCACGCTTTTCTACGCCGTAATTGCAATTCACGACATTCCCCACCTGATGGCCAAGGCACGAAACCATCCCCATCAGGACGCAATACATGTTGCCGGATGGGTCAGCCTCTTCACGCTCCACGTGATCTGGCCGTTTCTGTTCATTTGGGCAACGCTTTACCGCGAAGACAGGGGCTGGGGCATCCGGCAGGACGGGAAGTTATCGGCGGAAGCTGAGGCGAATGCGGAAATTGCTCGTCTCCATGCAAGAATCGCCGAGCTCGAGACAAAGACGCCGGAGAAGGAGAACGCCTGA
- a CDS encoding DUF3300 domain-containing protein — MNKVFRKLLVGLSTLAIIALQPALPLRAQAPAPAAAPNQADAEQSTATLLSDDELEVLVARIALYPDELVAAISAASLFPLQIIEAQRFLDTKKKNDNLKPKSDWDGSVVSLLNYPDIVKMMSEDLDWTQSLAAALASQQKDVLIAIQQLRDEAVAKNIIKTDDKVTVVTENDNVIIRPTDPEKIYIPQYAPEMLYEPDYVAEPISYYPDSYDNYYYPGAAFFAGAVTGLAWAAVVNWDDWGVWGGRWGGGDIDIDCNNCLNDRNFNGKMKFNDVDWSKVDRSKMSIGKDQLSKMDRSSIKSGLQADNRNQLRNRASEINAGQRQGTRDVGARADDIRKGTVQGLKAKPQPGTLNAANRPGASRPDARPPKSANRPNKPAARPSQKASKPQMAARPDNRNRQPSALGNVQSGRREAVSSKRGGQSMGGQHRSAPRAAPQRSRPPVSRGGGGGRGGGGGRGGGGRR; from the coding sequence ATGAATAAAGTTTTCCGCAAGCTGCTAGTTGGGTTGTCGACCCTGGCGATCATCGCGTTGCAGCCGGCCCTGCCGCTCAGAGCGCAGGCTCCTGCACCGGCTGCTGCGCCCAACCAGGCCGATGCAGAACAGTCCACGGCGACACTCCTTTCAGACGATGAACTTGAAGTGCTCGTGGCGCGGATCGCGCTCTATCCGGACGAGCTGGTCGCGGCGATTTCGGCCGCATCGCTCTTCCCCTTGCAGATCATCGAAGCGCAGCGTTTTCTGGATACGAAAAAGAAGAACGACAACCTCAAGCCCAAGAGCGATTGGGACGGGAGCGTCGTTTCGCTGCTCAATTACCCAGATATCGTCAAGATGATGAGCGAGGATCTCGACTGGACCCAATCGTTGGCGGCTGCACTTGCCAGCCAGCAGAAAGACGTGCTGATTGCCATTCAGCAGCTTCGCGACGAGGCGGTGGCAAAGAACATCATCAAGACCGATGACAAGGTGACGGTCGTTACGGAAAACGACAATGTCATCATCCGTCCGACCGATCCGGAAAAAATCTATATCCCGCAATATGCGCCGGAAATGCTGTACGAACCGGACTATGTTGCCGAACCGATCTCCTACTATCCCGATTCTTACGACAACTATTACTATCCCGGCGCGGCGTTTTTTGCCGGCGCGGTCACCGGGCTTGCCTGGGCGGCCGTCGTCAATTGGGACGATTGGGGGGTATGGGGCGGTCGCTGGGGCGGTGGTGACATCGACATCGACTGCAACAATTGCCTGAACGATCGCAATTTCAACGGCAAGATGAAGTTCAACGATGTCGATTGGTCGAAGGTCGATCGCAGCAAAATGAGCATCGGCAAGGACCAGCTTTCCAAGATGGACCGGTCGTCGATCAAATCCGGGTTGCAGGCCGACAATCGCAATCAACTGCGCAACAGAGCTTCCGAAATAAATGCAGGCCAGAGGCAGGGTACGCGTGATGTCGGCGCCCGCGCCGACGATATCCGGAAGGGAACGGTCCAGGGGCTGAAGGCAAAGCCGCAACCCGGAACGTTGAACGCGGCTAATCGTCCGGGGGCGTCACGTCCCGACGCGCGCCCCCCAAAGTCGGCCAATCGCCCGAACAAGCCGGCGGCAAGGCCTTCGCAGAAAGCCAGCAAGCCGCAGATGGCCGCAAGACCCGACAACCGCAACCGGCAGCCGAGTGCGCTTGGCAATGTCCAATCCGGCCGTCGGGAAGCGGTTTCGTCGAAGCGGGGTGGGCAGAGCATGGGCGGCCAACACCGCTCTGCGCCGCGTGCAGCGCCACAGCGCTCCCGCCCTCCAGTATCGCGTGGTGGTGGTGGTGGCCGTGGTGGCGGCGGCGGCCGTGGTGGCGGCGGCCGGCGATAA
- a CDS encoding DUF2950 family protein: protein MKTQPTLIPLILSSVLCVGSATPSVSRMQTDLTEFAAAGPTPTFGTPAEVLDRLKAVLSSNDVDGFAGLLGLKADKLRSSNEAMITYGLIREGAARQMILEDQGGRKFVAIGDRLWPLPFPLTEKDGKWSFDTQGGLQEIVNRRVGENELATIDTMHEYVAAQYQYVSEDRDGDGIYEFAKKLISSPGKLDGLYWDPSVFGEQSPASALVETAAFGAAKRGEGYFGYRYRILTAQGDNVLGGKQSYLVNGYMTGGFALLAWPVAYRVTGVETFIINGASVIYQRDLGPQTEQRAAAIKEFNPDANWTVVSE from the coding sequence ATGAAGACTCAACCAACCTTGATCCCGCTTATACTTTCTTCCGTGCTCTGCGTGGGTTCTGCGACCCCGTCAGTGTCGCGGATGCAGACCGATCTCACCGAGTTTGCGGCGGCAGGTCCGACGCCGACGTTTGGCACGCCGGCGGAGGTTCTCGATCGGCTGAAGGCAGTGCTGTCTTCCAACGACGTCGACGGGTTCGCAGGTCTTCTCGGCCTGAAGGCGGACAAGCTTCGGTCCAGCAACGAGGCGATGATCACCTATGGGCTGATCCGCGAAGGCGCCGCCCGGCAGATGATCCTGGAGGATCAGGGTGGACGGAAGTTCGTCGCGATCGGCGACCGGCTCTGGCCTTTGCCCTTCCCGCTGACGGAAAAGGACGGGAAGTGGTCCTTCGATACCCAGGGCGGCCTTCAGGAAATCGTCAATCGCCGGGTTGGCGAAAACGAACTCGCGACGATCGACACCATGCACGAATATGTCGCGGCTCAGTATCAATATGTTTCCGAGGACCGTGATGGCGATGGCATTTACGAGTTCGCGAAAAAATTGATCAGCAGTCCGGGCAAGCTGGACGGCCTGTATTGGGACCCGAGCGTCTTTGGCGAGCAAAGCCCGGCAAGCGCCTTGGTCGAGACGGCTGCCTTCGGCGCCGCCAAACGCGGCGAAGGATATTTTGGATACCGCTATCGCATCCTGACCGCCCAGGGCGACAACGTGCTGGGCGGCAAACAAAGCTACCTCGTCAACGGATATATGACCGGCGGCTTTGCGTTGCTCGCCTGGCCGGTCGCATATCGGGTGACCGGCGTGGAGACATTTATCATCAACGGGGCGAGCGTCATCTATCAGCGCGACCTCGGTCCGCAAACGGAACAGCGCGCCGCGGCGATCAAGGAATTCAATCCGGACGCCAACTGGACTGTTGTCAGCGAGTAG
- a CDS encoding CYTH domain-containing protein: MKATEIERKFLIRDNSWRDSAGNSHVLQQAYLSRDECSIRVRLIDGHSACLTIKFRIAELSKEEFEYEIPVDEARDLLLHATGHVIEKTRYQVLHHGRRWTIDVFGGLYEGLTLAEIEMASEDDRPDLPSWLGQEVTGNKRYSNRAMAAALDLPFRAQGVSAKARRDLSDSPLAL, translated from the coding sequence TTGAAAGCGACCGAGATCGAACGCAAGTTCCTGATCCGCGATAATAGCTGGCGCGATAGCGCCGGCAACTCGCATGTCCTGCAGCAAGCTTACCTGTCCCGCGACGAGTGTTCGATACGCGTCCGCCTGATCGACGGGCATTCTGCGTGCCTGACGATCAAGTTCCGCATAGCGGAGCTCTCAAAGGAGGAATTCGAGTACGAGATCCCCGTCGACGAGGCACGCGACCTCCTCCTCCATGCCACCGGCCACGTCATTGAAAAGACGCGTTACCAGGTCCTCCATCACGGCAGACGCTGGACCATAGACGTCTTTGGGGGGCTCTATGAGGGATTGACGCTCGCCGAGATAGAAATGGCAAGCGAAGATGATCGGCCAGACCTGCCGAGCTGGCTTGGGCAAGAAGTCACAGGCAATAAGCGCTACTCCAACCGCGCGATGGCCGCTGCCCTGGACCTCCCCTTCCGGGCGCAAGGCGTCAGCGCTAAAGCGCGTCGCGATCTTTCAGATTCGCCCCTCGCGCTTTAG
- a CDS encoding GNAT family N-acetyltransferase — MISLRPMRDNEYSAYLDYFIPEYAAEISSNYGLSDVLSLAQAKREIATDLPDGVQTSGEVLLCLIDHSERHETVVGYLWYKPDPEMRSVFISDFHILPAYQGKGRGKQVLEVLEGELKGRGFEQIKLRVAADNKRAQHVYEDTGFRVTGVNMSKSIASK, encoded by the coding sequence ATGATTTCGTTAAGGCCGATGCGGGACAACGAATATTCCGCCTATCTCGACTATTTCATCCCCGAATATGCGGCCGAAATTTCGTCGAACTACGGACTTTCCGATGTTCTTTCCCTTGCGCAAGCAAAACGGGAAATTGCAACCGACTTACCTGACGGCGTCCAGACCAGCGGGGAAGTCTTGCTCTGTTTGATCGATCATTCGGAACGTCATGAAACGGTTGTCGGGTACCTCTGGTACAAGCCCGATCCCGAGATGCGCTCGGTATTCATCAGCGATTTTCATATCTTGCCGGCCTATCAGGGGAAAGGCCGTGGCAAACAGGTCTTAGAGGTCCTGGAAGGCGAGCTGAAAGGCAGAGGTTTTGAGCAAATAAAGCTGCGGGTGGCTGCTGATAACAAACGCGCCCAACATGTCTATGAGGACACAGGCTTTCGCGTGACCGGGGTCAATATGAGCAAATCCATCGCATCGAAGTGA